The DNA region TCTGGCGGCTATTCCTTAGAGAAATACTAGTTCAATTGAGGACTCCCAAAAAAATAGGTGGAACCATATCTCAGTGTTGACAAaagatataatatatatatattaccGCAACAGCGTACAATAAAACCAGATTATATAAAAGAAATCATTATTAAATCgctattttgttaaatatggACATTTTCAAAAGGTCTAGCTTACAGGTTTTAAAAGGCGCGCCCAAGTTATcgataataaatatttcggAGTGTTGTATACTGTTAGCATAGgcacactctcacacactcTCATTTCTGGGTATACATTTTCTGATAAGAATGCAATAAATATCCCGACTGCCTGGAGTAATTTCGagtttttgaattaaaaatgcCTTAAGACACGCTTTAAAAGAGCCATGTAGAGTTAACAATAGTGCCACATATCCTGGGAATGGAGAAGCAATCTAAAGTCATCATTAAGCGGCCGAAATCAGGCCATTTCTAGTCGGGAAGTCGTTGCAACCGCTATCGCCACCATGTCGAATGATGTACAGGTCGCCCGGGTGGCCAAGATAGCTACCGATGTGCCCCGTCGGAGTGGCAAGCAGCGCGACTCCAGCGGATTCCAGGGCAAGCACTCCGGCAGCGCTGCTGGCGAGGATTTCGAGTACGTCTTCGGTAGCATTTCGCCGCGAGGAGGAGGACCTGGTGGCAGACACTTGGTGGGATCCTGCGACCTGGACTCTCCGGAGCACACGCAGCGGGACACTACCGAGAGTGACAACAACATATCCAGCTGCTCCACGCTAGACATTGTCAACAAAGTGAGTAATGGTGCccacactgaaaaaaataacCATCTCTAAAATCAACAAAATCGATACTGATCTTAAAAGcgttcaatttaaattaaactttaaaatgaatcaaaaaatactttaaaattcATAATTGTGTTGTTTTGAATTTTCTGCTAAGGAACGCAGAGTTTTCAAGGTTcaatttttaaagtgttttggGTTTGAATTTCGGTTGGCGTCCAGTGCGCAGATGCGTGTGGAAGGCTGAGGGTCAAGTTGCAGCGGCGGAGAGCGCGGATGCATCCGCGGTTGGATGACGACGTAATCGCCAGTCAAAATTTTCCACTGGACCATGATTTCGGAGCAACTGCTTCCGCGCAGCCTGAGCTGCCTGTGCTGCAGTGATACGCCATCGGTGCCCAGCGACAAGAGACGCAGTTGGGAGTACACGCTGATGGCTCATCCGCTGGCCAGGCGACCCATAAACGTGATGACCCCAAGGCTAGCCTCTTAGAAACCTCTAATCCGCATCTTTCCTTCTGATACACCTCCAGGTTGAGCAACTGTCTGTACAACAGCTGGAAAACCGGGTGCGGGATCTAACACAGCGTCTGCAGCAGGCAGAAAGGCAGCTCACAGAGAGCAACACGGAGCGGGAAATATGCCACAAGCGCTTGGAGGTTGTCAGCCAGGCACACGAGTGTCGCATCACTGAGATGCACTGTGTCATCGCAGAGTTGAGCAAGAAGCTGCGCAGCAAGCAGGATCACGTTATtatggaggagcaggagcctGAAGGCAGTGGTGAGTACGGGTTCATATAAATGAAACAAACCCCTAATCCGCAGTCCAATTTTTAGAACTCAGCTTTCAGGAGGGTTCAGTGTACAACTCCGAGCTCAACCTCACCAATCCCGATGCCGAGTGCCAGACGGAACCACTGGATGACTTCGAAGGCGCCTGCAGCACCACCAGTGTGGGGAATGTTGCACACAAGCCGCAGGAACTTAGCCACAAGGGGCAAGTGGAGGCACTGCAGGAGGAAGTTTTGCACTTGAGAGCCCAAATTGCCCTTCTTCAATCCGAGATTTCCACCAAGGATGCTGCTGTGGTCGAGGAGCAGACCAAAGTCGCATTCGACTGCGAGTCCGAAGTCAACGAGTGCGGACAGCGACTGAATGATTTGAATGGTAATATAAGTAATCCCTTCTGATCACAAGAATGGTTTAAAAACATGATGTTTCAGTTTGCACTTCCCTAACCAGCCCGCAAAAACGTATACCAGCGGTACCGAAAATGGCGGAACGGGTTAAGTTGCGATGCGCCAGCAAACATGAATCCGGAGAAGAGCCATCCCAAGATACATCATTTAGCAACGAGGTGTGTTGACCGAACATTTTTCAGCGAATACATTTCAACCATTTTCTTTTAAGCAAATTAATCTGGTCGAACATTTAGTGTCGGAGCTTAAGGAGCAAAACCTATTCATGGAGAACTTTATGGAGCCTCTGCATTTGAGCAAAGATTTGGAGCGGCTGCAACGACGTGTTGAGCAATTGGAGATGCGAAACACCATGTTGGCACTGACTCTAGACGAATGCAAGGAGCACACAGAGCACCTGTATCTGCTATGCGGAAAGTATGAGTCCAATGCGGTTGCTCTTCAATTGGCGCTGAACTGCAGTGATCGCGCCATCGAGGCCTACGACGTAATGTTGGCTCTGCTTGAAAGCAAGTAAGTCCACTTATGGTGACTTGGCTGCATTGTTGTCTTTATTTTATGGCATCATGGCTTCTAGGTTGGCACTGCTGGGGGAGAAATCGATGGCAGCGGAAGACAGCCGACGATCAGTGGAGGCGGTGGCCAGGCACCTCCTGGCCCGTTTGGATAGCGAGAAAAACGTGTGTGAGAATAGCCTGGGACCGTGGCAGCATAACATCAACCTGGGCCCAGAGGATGTTCCAAAGACTGGCCGTCTGTGGTGTGCCGACGACGACAACCGCCTCCGGTACCACGTCTCCAAGCTAAAGGGACGCCGTTCAAATGTCCAGCATACCATTGTCAGTCTAGAATCACCCTTCAGCGATATATACGAAAGAAAGCGCTTGGCTTTGGAAAAGGAGCACGAACTGCGCAGCGCGGACAAGAAGTCGCCCATTGACTTGGAGACAGCAGTGATTATGCAAGAAATACTGGAACTGCGCGATTCGAACTTACAGCTGAAGACGAAAATGGAAGAGGCCGAGCAGGAACGCCAAAACGCCAACGAGCGAGTGGGTGTACTCCACGAAGCCCTGAAGCAACTGCAGGCAAACAACCGGGTCTCGTACTCGGAAGCGGAGCATGCGGCTCTCACAGAGCAGCAATTGGTGGAGGCCTTAACTCGAGAAACGGAGCTCAAGGGCCGCATACAAACGCTGTTGGCGAATGTTACAGCTTCGCAAAAGGCTTTCGACGAGAAATACGAGCAACTGCATCAGAACTTGCGCGAGCTTCAGAAATCCAACCAGTAAGATTCGCTTGATTTTAAACgttactttaaataaatatttcatatccCCCTTCAGCAATCTGGGACAAATGTTGGATCACAGCAAGCGCAAGTACCAGCTGCGAGTGAGGAAGCTGGAGCAGAAGATTGTTGACCTGCGGCTGGACTACGAACAAGGCCATAACCATGTTCCTGAGACAACTCTGTAGGATACGCATGACGACCTTCCAGGAGGACTGAGCAACTGGGCGAGGAGCGGGCCCGCTTGTCACATATCCCGCAAAAGATCTTTCCCTCTCGATCATATCGCTTGTTTTACCTTTAATGCAATGACCACCCGCCCAGCAGTCGCCCTGGATCCGCCATGACCAAGACAGTATCACGAATGTGCCATGCGACTAAATTGCAGTCGGTTGGGGCTTGGGCGGTGTCCCTACCCCGCAGATAAGGCTGCAGCAACTACATACtcaaatacatacatattcaGAGGTGCCATGAGCAAGGCTCCAACCTATCCATAGATCCGTGGGATTGGAGAATCCGTCTCTGGGCCACAAGCAAttacatatacacacatacgAATAGACAAACTAAGTAGTTATTCAAGACGCATACACGGGATCCTATATTTATACAATGTATTCGCATTTTGCTTGTTATATGATtcaatatgtatttaaaactgtacaaaaaataaaacgtcTACTACAAATAGTTAATTTGAATTCTCGATTTAAATGAACGAATTAGAAATCGGCGCCAATGATTTATCGATAAACAAGTATAAACTATATCAAAGATCCATCACCATATCGTGTAGTGTTGCAAGCCACCAAAATCAAATGTATTAGCGTTCTTGTGAAATACTaatgttttgaaaatttaacaTAATTTGCTTATAATGAGTGTCCCAGAGGCATTGGAAAAAGTGGCCAATGAGACCATAGCAATTAACAGTCCGGAAGCAGGTAGTGGCACTAAACGAAAATCCTCTGAAGATGTCACACACAATGGCGATGAAAATTATGACGCAGAAAACAGCCCAAGAAAGCGCGTTAAATCGGAGGAACCCGTGGTGGCGTCTATTAAGGATGGAACAGATCTCGAAGTtgctattaaaataaaagctgAGCCAGTAAACGATGCGGAGGATAAAGATAATCCCTCTGCCGAGCCCACAAGCACAGATCCCACGATCCAGATTAAAACCGAACCAGCGGACAATAGAATTCCACCTGCAACTGTGATTATAAAGACCGAACCCACAAATAACAATGCACAGGGCGCCGTCGACGACTCTTCCGTATCCTCGAGCAGCACTAGGACTTCTTGTCGCTTCGGCATACGATGCTACAGGTGATGCATACTGACCAACTGCCACATTATCCACTCAAGAAATACATTCTTCCAATGCCAGGCGAAATCCAGCTCATCGAAGGGCAGAAGCTCATCCGGGCGACCAGGACTACCGGCGACCAGTTTTTCCAGCGCCTCCCCTTGGAACTCCAGCTTGTCCTTACGGGAACTCTTGCTATCGCCGTAACCCAGTTCACTTCCAGGATCACTCCCATCCGGCGGATTGTAAGTAGGAAGCTTGGCTAACTTCGACATTAAATTGGCTAAAGGTCACTGTAGTCAATTCCGCGCAAAACATTCGAAATCGTCTGCGTCAACGACAATCCCAACGGCAGAATGATGATGACTCATGCACGGATGAGGAGGATGAACCCTTTGGAGGCGACAATGACAAGGATGCGGACTACCGTCCTGGCGCAGACATAGACGAAGATGAGGATGATGATCTGGAGTTTGATAGCCAACGCATAAGTGGCGATGACTTTGATTAGACTACACATTCAAATTCGTTGTTAACCTGAATAATAAGTTCCATTTACCAAATAATAagctttatatatattttcttgatgAAAACTTATGTCTATGGAGTTCCATTAGTAGAAGCCCTCGTCCACTTCATCGGCTGGCTTTTGATCAAAAGTGGCGCCCCATTTGGCAGCCTCTCCACCGCGAACTTTTACATTGTAACAGACATTCTCGGCCTTAAGAACGCTCTGCCTCATGGTAGTGATCTTACGCCAAAGTTCCCGGGCTCTCTGACAGTTCAGACTGATGTAACTGAAGGGAAATGGAAGTTAATTGAGTTTTTTTTAAGGGAGAACTAACCAACCCAGTGTAGAAATGCTGCAGGGTCTTGCAGGTCTCCAAACAGGCATCTGTATCACCACTGCCCAGCGAGTTTATGCAGCGTCGCATCAGTTCCCCAGTTAGATCGGAAAGTCCCAGTATGTATTCCGTGGGGTCCACGAAAAACTGGAACTTCTTGGGGCTCTCGTCCTGAGTTATAGCCGGCACATCTTCGCCTTCAGTTGGTTCTTCCTTTGGCTTGCTGCTCTCCTCGACGTACTGCATCACCGCCTGAATGGCCTGCCAATCAGAAACGCTCTTGGTTCCGTTCTCGCCCTCGGCATCCTCGTGGCACAGGTACTCCATGTAGGTGTAGGCCTCGATAAACTCTTGCAGTCCTGGAGAGTAGGAGCTGCGGAACTGGTAGACATCCTGGTCGCGCAGTTCCAAGGCCACAGCCCTGAAGTTCACTTCGATCAGTTTGGTCAGGCGCTGACGTGCCTCCTCCAGGACCTTCTCCTTATTCTGCTTACGCGAGTCAATGGAGTGCAGTAGAAAGATGATCCGCTTAGACTCGATGGTAATGTCGCGGCTTAGCTTGACAATCCGCTCGTGGCGATCGTGTTTCATGGTCAATTCATTGGAATAAATTCGAAATTGTTGGACAATGGGATTCTCTTCATCCAGCTGGGCAGCCGGAACTTGGCGCTTCCTGGGGGCATTATTCCGATGACCAGCACTTCCGTTTTTCGGCATTATGAACGGCTTTCGCAAATTATTTTACTGGCTTCAAGAAAGTAAATGTGTATGTTCGTTTGGATTCTATTCACTTCTCTTAATCGCGTCggcaaaaattttttgtaaacaaatgtCCGATAAGTGAGGTATCGGCCATATCGATAGTCGCCGACAAATATCGCCTCCTGATATCGGTGCTGATAGCCGAGAAACTTTCGTGGcaagaatttgttaaaaacatacaaataatttaattccAGCCCTAAGGCAATGCATGATCCGGTCAAGAAGTCAGCTCACTTGACCGCTGGCTCCACCAGTACAGCGGAGAAACTGTGCTTCGACAAGAATGAGTTTATGAAGGTAAAGTAATCCATGTCAGATTTGTTCGCTTGCTAAAATTCCTTGGAACAGACCAACTTCTCGGTGGATGAGTTTCTGCACAAGAACCGCAATGCACCCAGTCTGGAGCAGCTTCGCGACAACCTGGGACTTTATCTCAAAGGTTTGCGGGCGGCGATGATCGATTTGATCAACGAGGACTACGCAGACTTTGTAAACTTGAGCGCAAACCTGGTGGGACTGGACCAGAATATAAAGACCATCCAACAGCCATTGGAGCAGTTCCGCAGCGACATCGAGAGCATTCACGGCTTGATAGACGAGAACGTGACCGAGCTGCGGGCCCAGTTGGAGGAGAAGCGGCAGCTTCGCGAGTTTAAACGCGGACTGCAAAGCCTAAAGAAGGTGTATGAGACCATTAACAAGCTTCAGGATCTAATAGACAGAAAGCTCAGCGGAGAACAGCCAATTAAGGCCGTTGACCTAGAGCGCGCTGCCCTGGACCTGATTCAGTTGAAGTTCCATGAAAAACACTGCTCCAAGCACTTAAACCCCGAGCATCAAGGAAAGATCCAACAGCTCGAAGGGCAATTGCATCAGCATCTGCGACGCTTCTTCAATAATGCTCTTAGTCAGGCCCGCAACTCGGCACCGGAATCCTTGGAGCGCTGCTTGCGCATTTACATAACTCTAAATGCCTGTGACCAGGCTGAGAGCGCCTTCCGCGAGGATGTGGTGGCACCGTATATGGCTGGCGTCATTGGAGAACAACAGTTGCAAAACTCGCCACAGGGATTGGCTGGCATCTACAGCAAGATCCTCAACTTTATATCGCTGCACATGACCGATTTGCTGCGCCTTACTCTTTACTCAGATAAGTTTCCGGGCTTTAACTTCGTGGTTAATAGTTACTGGTCTGATGTGGAGACGCGCCTTGAACTGCACATGAATTCCATATTTGCGCCTGGCAACTCGGAGGTGTTTTATGTGAAATACAAGTGTACTCGCGACTTCCTGGGTAAAATAGAGGAGCTATTGACCTGCTCTGGAGAGCAGGCCGTGACGTTCTATCGCCAgcacaagcaaacaaaaaactttgaGGCTCGCTGGAATCTTCCGGTTTACTTCCAAATATGCTTTCAAGTATGTAACTAAGTTTATAATAGAATTTTTGATTAATGTTTAATGATTCTAGGAAATTGCCGGTAAATTTGAAGCCCAGTTGGAGCCGGTGCTCCTGGATGAGAGTTTAAAAGATAATCTTACCGATAAGGACTACAAAATATCGGCATTTAATGCAGCGATGGAGGCTATGACACGGTGTTGGGCCGAGGGAGTTTACCTCCCCGAAGTATTTCCGAAATTTTACAAACTTAATGTACAGACGGTGCTGCGTCTTTCGCGGTGGATCACGGATGCAATTGCTCTGTCCAAGGGAAGCAATTTTTCAAAGCCCTACACTCGTAACCAGTTGCTAATTGCCCTCCATGCAGACATTTGCAAGCTTGACGCGTACCTGCCAGAGCTTCAGCAATTGATTATTAAATCAGTGCCTACTGAACAGCGAACGAACATTTTTAGCGATGTCTTGGCCAAATCGATGTCCTGCTTAGCCGACACGCTAGCTGCGCATTTGACTAACATACAAAAGACCTTGGTGGAGTTGCTGATCGGAGAATGCGAAACGGAAAATGTGCGCCAGGTAAACGACTTGCCGCGCTTATATCGCAAGACGAATCGAGAGGTTCCCACGCGATGTTCGAGCTATGTGGAGCAAATGCTTCGACCCCTGAAGGCTTTTGCCCAGCAGAACGAGTCCCAGCTTGGCACCCTGGTGGTGGAACAGATATTGTCGGAGGTTGCTAGTCACATAACCAAGGCGTGAGTATAATGGTACGATAGGTTAGAATATCCCTGAACTCTTATTCGAAATATAGGTACTTCAATGTGGTGAGCGATGTGCTTACATCCGTGCAGAAAACCGAAGAGTCATTGCGACGCCTGCGAAATGTAAAAAGTGGTGGATCCGCGACTGTGTCGACTGGAAGCTCGGCTGTCATGTCTGACGATGATAAGATTCGCGTCCAACTGCGAGTGGACGTCACATCCTGGAGGCAGGAGCTGGGTAAACTAAACTTTCAGGCCACCCAGATCGATAGGCTAGTCGAGTTGACCAACATGGTGGAGGACAGCATCAAGCTTAAGGATAACAGCGCTTAGAAACTAACAACGATCAGTTATTAAAAGTATACACTTCTTTTTATTCTTGGTAAACGAATTCTAACGATTCTTTAGGCACAATTATTGATTGTATTAGGACTACGaattgtatataatatatataggcatatatgtatatcatatatataaatgcattgaatttcacaatcGTTATTGGTAAATACCGGCGAATAGGACTCTTCCTCGAAGTTATTCGCTGTTGGAATGAAACAGAGAAGAGATTGCGGAAAATTAGCCGACAGAGCTCATCAAACTGTGGCCACAGAACGGTAAAgatatataaaagaatattGCAAAACGGCAGGCAAGGAACCATGCATAACGTAACTCAAACTTGCATAGCTATATACAGAGATGTTTAGTTGTGTGTATATAATAATGAGCGGCTCAACGGAAGACAAACAGGTTTGCTAGgctcaaacaaaaacaaaactagGTTGCTACATTACAGCTTGAGTTCCTCGGTATCCGGCAGCTTGCGGAAGAACCACTGCACATGCTCCTCTGTAACATCGGCCAGCTTAGTTGGCTGCCACTGGGGCTTCTGATCCTTGTCGATGAGCAGAGCGCGAACACCTTCCTTGAAATCACTGCGCTCCAAGTGACGCACGGCCAGACGATACTCCATAATAAGACACTGAGCCAAAGATAGCTGTGATCCGAGCTCTAGCTGACGGAATGTAACCTTCATCGAGGTGGGAGACATCTTCGAGAGGGTCTAGAGTAAAGGAAGttgcaataataaaaatatttcttattttgcTAATAAGGTTAAACATATCGTgacaaaaaaatatctttacaaaaatgttaaatctaaCGCTAATAGAAATTTGCAACAAGGACTGGGATGTGGTTTTATGGGCTAGTGTAACTTGTATGTTCTAATAAAGAAAAGTCGTGCTGCAACTAAAGAGTCGCTAATTGGCTGGAAACGGATGAAATATTAAGGCGCTAAAAGCGCGCGTCAAGCGATGATTGGCTTAGCCAATTAACATCCGATTATGTTCTTATCACTTAGTGAACTGTGCACCACTCACCTCAAGCGTTTTCTTGGCCCATTCACTGCCGTCATTCTGGAGATTCTCCAGAATCCCCTCCACCGAATCCGCCGAAAAGTTCTTGTTAATCTGCTCCAGGACAGGCTGCAGCGAGAAGGGCTTTTCTGGCGTGGAATGGTACTTCTGCAGCAGCTCAGGCACATCATCCGCATCCGGGCAGTTAAGCAGCGCCGTCTCGAGATCGGGGATCTTGCTGCTCTCGCAATAGTGCGTGGCAATGCCCGAGTAAAAGACATCGCCTCCGCGCAGTCGATATCCAGTGAGACCCAGGTAAAGGCCCAACTTTCCCTGCAGTCGAGGCAGGAAGTGTGATCCACCCACATCCGGGAAGAGGCCAATCGCCGTCTCGGGCATGGCGAACAGCGTCCGATCGCTGGCCACACGGTACTTGCCGTGCACACTCAGACCCACGCCACCGCCCATAGTAATACCGTCGATGATGGCGATATAGGGAATCTTATAGTTTCCGATCAGGGCATTCGTGCTGTACTCCTCCCGGAAGAAGCTCTTTGATTCATCCGTAGGTCCCGCCTCGACCAGAGCACGCACATCTCCACCGGCACAGAAGGCCTTTTCACCTGTGCCCTTGATGATCACCAGCGACTTGGACTTCTCGCACTTCTTCAGGTGCTTGTAGATCTTACGTACCATCTCCAAGTTAATGGCGTTAAGCGCCTTGGGACGATTCAGAATAATCATTCCCTTGTTGGAGGACTCCGTGGCCAGCACGGAGGAGGAGGATTGGCGGACGGAGAGGGCCattgttgttggttttgtgttgGATATCGCTGCTGAGCCGATCATCGGCAATTGGCTACAGGTGCGCTGACCGAATGTGTACACCAACCTTTGAATTGGGCCCTGCTGGGCGGCATTGAATTGTTTTCGATTAGCAAAGTGCTTCTATTTGCAGCAATTTGCATTACTTACCATTTTGAGCGGGTGTCAGTTAAGTTGTGTGTGGCGAGGCGAGTGTTTAGAATTTCAGCGTTGCGCAATAGAATTTTAGCACCCGCACAGCTGGTTGTTCTTGTCGCGGTGCTGCCAGACCGTACACATGCCGGAAGTAAATAAGGGTGTTCCCGAAATCGTATTGAGCGTAAGATGCTGAAGTCTCCAAACCGGCATAAACCGGGAGACTTATTCTAAATTATTCACTTCAATATTATCACAGTTGTAAATTTCGATATAAATTTTAACCAAacagttaaaaaaaaacaaaaaaaaacatctatTAACAAAATGTATCATTTTTTTAACTCATTATTAGATTAGCGTAAATGAGAACACACCCTACAAACATACCTATAATAGAGCATACCTGCAGTCTGGCAACACTGAAATTGGCAATTGTACTTCTCGCGAATAagaataagaaaaacaaatttcgtGTAGTTACTTTATCTTATTTTGTCAACAAATAAACGGTGAGTAAACATTTGTAATTAGCACGCAATCGGTGGTCGGTTGCCAGTTAAGCCAGGGCCAGCAAGGGGCTCGCACCGAGTTTGCCATGCCGCAGTTCTTTAAGTTCCGCAAGCTGCGGACAAAGCGTCATAGTAGCTCATCTACCACTTCCGCCTCTATTTTCATGTCCTCGTCCACGACTACGGCCACCAAGCAGATGAACTATGACGGCCTTCTTTCCAAGTTGACCGACGAAAAACTGATGCTCTTCGAAGCCGCCGGCGAGGGCACCATTGTAGAGGGTAGTCGGATATGCGGCCAGGATGCGGATCCGCTGTCCTTGCCGCTGGTGGAGGACGGCGCaatcgaggaggagcaagCGGCCCCCATACAGACGATTCACCGTACCGTGTTCGCCGTTCCTCGCGCCCCTTCCCCCTCCCCCGTAAGCACTTCATCTGCGAATCTGAACCCCAAGACGGAAAACGCTGCGACAGCGACTCCGCAGCGCAAAATATCGACGTCATCACGTTTCATGAACGCCTTCAGTCAGCTCTacggcggcagcggcaacagcgGTCCGAGCTGCGGTCACGTGGAGCAGCACAGCGAGGAACCCGGTGACCTGTCGGCAAACCGTACTCCCACCAAGGGCATGGAGTCAAAGCTCGTGGCCATGTGGCACAATGTTAAGTATGGCTGGAGCGGCAAGATGAGACAAACCAGCTTCTCAAAGGAGCAGCCCGTGTGGCTGCTTGGACGGTGCTATCATCGACGTTTTACGCCGCCCGTTAGCATGGAAAGTTCCATCACCGAACTGCCCAGTGGGGCGGATACCACCCCCGATAACGCCACATCGGCGTT from Drosophila santomea strain STO CAGO 1482 chromosome 3R, Prin_Dsan_1.1, whole genome shotgun sequence includes:
- the LOC120451249 gene encoding colorectal mutant cancer protein isoform X1; this translates as MSNDVQVARVAKIATDVPRRSGKQRDSSGFQGKHSGSAAGEDFEYVFGSISPRGGGPGGRHLVGSCDLDSPEHTQRDTTESDNNISSCSTLDIVNKVEQLSVQQLENRVRDLTQRLQQAERQLTESNTEREICHKRLEVVSQAHECRITEMHCVIAELSKKLRSKQDHVIMEEQEPEGSELSFQEGSVYNSELNLTNPDAECQTEPLDDFEGACSTTSVGNVAHKPQELSHKGQVEALQEEVLHLRAQIALLQSEISTKDAAVVEEQTKVAFDCESEVNECGQRLNDLNVCTSLTSPQKRIPAVPKMAERVKLRCASKHESGEEPSQDTSFSNEQINLVEHLVSELKEQNLFMENFMEPLHLSKDLERLQRRVEQLEMRNTMLALTLDECKEHTEHLYLLCGKYESNAVALQLALNCSDRAIEAYDVMLALLESKLALLGEKSMAAEDSRRSVEAVARHLLARLDSEKNVCENSLGPWQHNINLGPEDVPKTGRLWCADDDNRLRYHVSKLKGRRSNVQHTIVSLESPFSDIYERKRLALEKEHELRSADKKSPIDLETAVIMQEILELRDSNLQLKTKMEEAEQERQNANERVGVLHEALKQLQANNRVSYSEAEHAALTEQQLVEALTRETELKGRIQTLLANVTASQKAFDEKYEQLHQNLRELQKSNHNLGQMLDHSKRKYQLRVRKLEQKIVDLRLDYEQGHNHVPETTL
- the LOC120451249 gene encoding colorectal mutant cancer protein isoform X2, whose product is MISEQLLPRSLSCLCCSDTPSVPSDKRRSWEYTLMAHPLARRPINVEQLSVQQLENRVRDLTQRLQQAERQLTESNTEREICHKRLEVVSQAHECRITEMHCVIAELSKKLRSKQDHVIMEEQEPEGSELSFQEGSVYNSELNLTNPDAECQTEPLDDFEGACSTTSVGNVAHKPQELSHKGQVEALQEEVLHLRAQIALLQSEISTKDAAVVEEQTKVAFDCESEVNECGQRLNDLNVCTSLTSPQKRIPAVPKMAERVKLRCASKHESGEEPSQDTSFSNEQINLVEHLVSELKEQNLFMENFMEPLHLSKDLERLQRRVEQLEMRNTMLALTLDECKEHTEHLYLLCGKYESNAVALQLALNCSDRAIEAYDVMLALLESKLALLGEKSMAAEDSRRSVEAVARHLLARLDSEKNVCENSLGPWQHNINLGPEDVPKTGRLWCADDDNRLRYHVSKLKGRRSNVQHTIVSLESPFSDIYERKRLALEKEHELRSADKKSPIDLETAVIMQEILELRDSNLQLKTKMEEAEQERQNANERVGVLHEALKQLQANNRVSYSEAEHAALTEQQLVEALTRETELKGRIQTLLANVTASQKAFDEKYEQLHQNLRELQKSNHNLGQMLDHSKRKYQLRVRKLEQKIVDLRLDYEQGHNHVPETTL
- the LOC120451259 gene encoding aprataxin and PNK-like factor isoform X1; protein product: MSVPEALEKVANETIAINSPEAGSGTKRKSSEDVTHNGDENYDAENSPRKRVKSEEPVVASIKDGTDLEVAIKIKAEPVNDAEDKDNPSAEPTSTDPTIQIKTEPADNRIPPATVIIKTEPTNNNAQGAVDDSSVSSSSTRTSCRFGIRCYRRNPAHRRAEAHPGDQDYRRPVFPAPPLGTPACPYGNSCYRRNPVHFQDHSHPADFNSAQNIRNRLRQRQSQRQNDDDSCTDEEDEPFGGDNDKDADYRPGADIDEDEDDDLEFDSQRISGDDFD
- the LOC120451259 gene encoding aprataxin and PNK-like factor isoform X2, with the translated sequence MSVPEALEKVANETIAINSPEAGSGTKRKSSEDVTHNGDENYDAENSPRKRVKSEEPVVASIKDGTDLEVAIKIKAEPVNDAEDKDNPSAEPTSTDPTIQIKTEPADNRIPPATVIIKTEPTNNNAQGAVDDSSVSSSSTRTSCRFGIRCYRRNPAHRRAEAHPGDQDYRRPVFPAPPLGTPACPYGNSCYRRNPVHFQDHSHPADCHCSQFRAKHSKSSASTTIPTAE
- the LOC120451257 gene encoding translin-associated protein X, translated to MPKNGSAGHRNNAPRKRQVPAAQLDEENPIVQQFRIYSNELTMKHDRHERIVKLSRDITIESKRIIFLLHSIDSRKQNKEKVLEEARQRLTKLIEVNFRAVALELRDQDVYQFRSSYSPGLQEFIEAYTYMEYLCHEDAEGENGTKSVSDWQAIQAVMQYVEESSKPKEEPTEGEDVPAITQDESPKKFQFFVDPTEYILGLSDLTGELMRRCINSLGSGDTDACLETCKTLQHFYTGYISLNCQRARELWRKITTMRQSVLKAENVCYNVKVRGGEAAKWGATFDQKPADEVDEGFY
- the LOC120451251 gene encoding conserved oligomeric Golgi complex subunit 2, coding for MHDPVKKSAHLTAGSTSTAEKLCFDKNEFMKTNFSVDEFLHKNRNAPSLEQLRDNLGLYLKGLRAAMIDLINEDYADFVNLSANLVGLDQNIKTIQQPLEQFRSDIESIHGLIDENVTELRAQLEEKRQLREFKRGLQSLKKVYETINKLQDLIDRKLSGEQPIKAVDLERAALDLIQLKFHEKHCSKHLNPEHQGKIQQLEGQLHQHLRRFFNNALSQARNSAPESLERCLRIYITLNACDQAESAFREDVVAPYMAGVIGEQQLQNSPQGLAGIYSKILNFISLHMTDLLRLTLYSDKFPGFNFVVNSYWSDVETRLELHMNSIFAPGNSEVFYVKYKCTRDFLGKIEELLTCSGEQAVTFYRQHKQTKNFEARWNLPVYFQICFQEIAGKFEAQLEPVLLDESLKDNLTDKDYKISAFNAAMEAMTRCWAEGVYLPEVFPKFYKLNVQTVLRLSRWITDAIALSKGSNFSKPYTRNQLLIALHADICKLDAYLPELQQLIIKSVPTEQRTNIFSDVLAKSMSCLADTLAAHLTNIQKTLVELLIGECETENVRQVNDLPRLYRKTNREVPTRCSSYVEQMLRPLKAFAQQNESQLGTLVVEQILSEVASHITKAYFNVVSDVLTSVQKTEESLRRLRNVKSGGSATVSTGSSAVMSDDDKIRVQLRVDVTSWRQELGKLNFQATQIDRLVELTNMVEDSIKLKDNSA